The Brassica napus cultivar Da-Ae chromosome C7, Da-Ae, whole genome shotgun sequence genome has a segment encoding these proteins:
- the LOC125590534 gene encoding uncharacterized protein LOC125590534 — protein MSSSSSDEADKAFDEMIDKVVDNFIDTVVDGQTNYRKKRAYIERDRERGHNQLWKDYFMENPTYPPEMFRRRFRMNKPLFLHIFERLSSEVSYFQQTRDAAGRYGLSPLQKCTAAIRMLAYGQSGDTYEEYLRLGDSTSRLCLANFTDAIIQLFGDEFLRRPTPEDLQRLLDVGEVRGFPGMIGSIDCMHWEWKNCPTAWKGQFTRGSGKPTIVLEVVASQDLWIWHAFFGLPGTLNDINVLDRSHVFDDILHGRAPKVKFKVNNHTYRMAYYLTDGIYPNWATFIQSIPLPQGRKADKFAEKQESARKDVERAFGVLQSRFAIVKNPALQ, from the coding sequence atgtcttcctcatcaagcGATGAAGCAGATAAAGCTTTTGATGAAATGATCGACAAAGTTGTTGATAATTTCATAGACACAGTAGTTGATGGTCAAACCAACTACCGGAAGAaacgagcttatatcgaaagagatCGAGAGCGAGGACACAATCAACTATGGAAAGACTATTTCATGGAAAATCCTACATACCCACCTGAAATGTTTAGGAggcgttttcgaatgaacaaacCACTGTTCCTTCACATTTTCGAGCGTCTAAGTAGTGAAGTTTCATACTTTCAGCAAACAAGAGATGCTGCGGGAAGGTACGGGCTTTCTCCCcttcaaaagtgtacggcagctATACGTATGCTCGCATATGGTCAGTCGGGAGATACATATGaagaatatctccgacttggtgacaGTACATCACGTTTATGTTTGGCAAATTTCACTGATGCAATAAtacagttgtttggagatgagttTCTACGAAGACCTACACCCgaggatcttcaacgattaCTCGATGTTGGAGAGGTACGGGGGTTTCCGGGGATGATAggcagcatcgattgtatgcactgggagtggaaaaactgcccaacggcttggaaaggtcagttcacacgtggttcaggaaagccgacaattgtcttagaagtTGTTgcatcacaagatctttggatatggcatgcaTTTTTCGGCTTACCAGGTACcctcaacgatatcaatgttctagATCGGTCacatgtttttgatgacatcttacatggtcgagcacctaaagttaagttcaaggtcaacaaccacacttatcgtatggcctactatcttactgacggaatttatccaaattgggcaacatttatccaatccatcccacttcctcaaggtcgTAAAGCCGATAAATTTGCTGAAAAGCAAGAATCCgccagaaaagatgtcgaacgggcttttggagtattgcaatcgAGGTTTGCAATTGTTAAAAACCCAGCTCTACAATAG
- the LOC125590533 gene encoding glutathione S-transferase T3-like: protein MEPISLNSHGFVNLLASQSSQPIDIGCSEVPKPAKRRKWTTKEDVVLISAWLNTSKDPIVSNEQKAGSFWKRIEECVNASPLLVGSVPREWSQCKQRWGRVNEQVCKFVGCHEAALKKQAIGQTENEGGS, encoded by the coding sequence ATGGAACCAATTTCCCTTAACTCTCACGGGTTCGTTAACCTCCTTGCCTCCCAGAGCAGTCAACCAATAGATATTGGTTGTTCTGAGGTTCCAAAACCTGCGAAAAGGCGGAAGTGGACAACCAAAGAAGATGTGGTGCTGATcagtgcttggttgaacacCAGCAAGGATCCAATCGTGAGTAATGAGCAGAAGGCTGGCTCATTTTGGAAGCGCATAGAGGAGTGTGTGAATGCAAGCCCTCTGCTCGTTGGCTCTGTTCCTAGGGAGTGGAGTcaatgtaagcagaggtggggtAGGGTTAATGAACAGGTTTGCAAGTTCGTGGGATGTCACGAAGCTGCTTTGAAGAAGCAAGCCATTGGACAAACTGAGAATGAAGGCGGCTCATAA
- the LOC106395562 gene encoding probable N-acetyltransferase HLS1, which translates to MGKGFQVVVVRDYDPSRDLKRVEELEKSCEVGSLLVDLMGDPLARIRQSPSFYMLVAEIDTEIVGMIRGTIKTVTRGGNALHDGNSPVISTTKLAFVSGLRVSPYYRRMGIGLKLVQRLEDWFRLNDAAYAYVQTENDNAASVKLFTEKSGYSKYRTPTFLVNPVFNHRVTVSRRVKIIKVDPSDAESIYRNRFSSTEFFPSDINSILTNKLSLGTFLAVPRGSDYVSGSLPGSWAVISIWNSKEVYKLQVQGTSRLKRTLAKTTRVLDGALPFLKIPSFPNLFKPFAMHFLYGIGGEGPQAAEMVEALCSHAHNIAKKSGCAVVAAEVGSCEPLRAGIPHWKALSPEDLWCLKRLRDDDDGVDWTKSTPGLSVFVDPRDL; encoded by the exons ATGGGGAAAGGTTTTCAAGTAGTTGTGGTGAGAGATTATGATCCAAGCAGAGACTTAAAGAGAGTGGAAGAGCTTGAGAAAAGCTGTGAAGTCGGGTCTTTATTAGTTGATCTCATGGGTGACCCGCTTGCTCGGATCCGACAATCTCCTTCTTTCTACATGCTG GTGGCTGAGATCGATACTGAGATAGTTGGGATGATCAGAGGAACGATCAAGACAGTGACACGCGGTGGAAATGCATTACACGATGGCAATTCACCGGTAATAAGCACCACCAAACTCGCCTTCGTCTCCGGCCTCCGAGTCTCTCCGTACTACAG gaGGATGGGAATTGGATTGAAATTGGTCCAAAGGCTCGAAGATTGGTTTCGACTAAACGACGCCGCTTACGCATACGTGCAAACGGAAAACGACAACGCAGCTTCGGTCAAACTCTTCACCGAGAAAAGCGGTTATTCCAAGTACCGAACACCTACTTTCCTGGTCAACCCTGTCTTTAACCACCGAGTCACAGTCTCACGCCGagtcaaaatcatcaaagtcgATCCCTCCGACGCCGAGTCAATCTACCGCAACCGGTTCTCCTCCACCGAGTTTTTCCCTTCGGACATCAACTCAATCCTCACCAACAAACTCTCTTTAGGCACTTTCCTGGCCGTGCCACGTGGCAGTGACTACGTTTCCGGGTCTCTACCCGGGTCATGGGCAGTTATAAGTATCTGGAACAGCAAAGAAGTGTACAAGCTTCAAGTTCAAGGGACTTCTCGTCTCAAACGCACATTAGCGAAGACGACGCGCGTTTTAGACGGCGCGTTACCGTTTCTGAAGATCCCGTCGTTTCCTAATCTTTTCAAGCCATTCGCCATGCATTTCTTGTATGGTATCGGCGGAGAAGGGCCACAGGCCGCGGAGATGGTGGAGGCGCTTTGTTCACACGCTCATAACATAGCTAAAAAGAGTGGCTGCGCCGTTGTGGCTGCTGAAGTGGGGAGCTGTGAGCCACTCAGAGCTGGTATCCCTCACTGGAAGGCTCTCTCGCCGGAGGATTTGTGGTGCTTGAAACGTCTCCGAGATGATGATGACGGTGTAGACTGGACTAAGTCAACGCCTGGATTGTCCGTTTTCGTTGACCCTAGAGATTtataa
- the LOC125590535 gene encoding uncharacterized protein LOC125590535, translating to MLKSWLLNSVTKKIYTSILYFSVAADMWKDLHTHFHKSNLPRLYKLHHQLLSLRQGTMDLSSYHTQTQTYWEEFSSIQAPATTVEELLAQRETNRVIDFLMGLNESYDHVRSQIPMKKTLLSLSEVYNILDNEDSQRSAPIPPSSGVELSAFQVSGNQGNSQYQKGRPVCTHCGAFGHVVDRCYKKHGFPPGFKPKSKFQKPLNGQQNASANMVAIPDNSEMISQPQQSAAPDECYFSCCSHS from the coding sequence ATGCTGAAATCTTGGTTGCTCAACAGCGTTACTAAGAAGATTTACACTAGTATCTTGTACTTCTCTGTGGCTGCTGATATGTGGAAAGACCTTCACACTCACTTTCACAAGTCCAACCTTCCTAGATTGTACAAGCTTCATCATCAACTCCTCTCTTTGCGTCAAGGCACTATGGACTTATCCTCTTATCATACTCAGACGCAAACATATTGGGAAGAATTTTCCAGTATTCAAGCTCCTGCGACTACAGTTGAAGAGTTATTGGCTCAAAGGGAAACAAATCGAGTTATTGACTTCCTTATGGGGCTTAATGAAAGCTATGATCATGTTAGAAGTCAGATTCCCATGAAGAAAACCTTGCTATCTCTCTCTGAAGTCTACAACATACTGGACAATGAAGATTCTCAACGATCTGCTCCCATTCCTCCTTCGAGTGGTGTTGAATTGTCAGCATTTCAAGTCTCAGGCAATCAAGGAAACTCTCAATATCAGAAAGGTAGACCCGTTTGTACCCATTGTGGCGCATTTGGGCACGTTGTGGATCGTTGCTATAAGAAACACGGCTTTCCTCCTGGTTTTAAACCAAAGTCCAAGTTTCAGAAGCCACTCAACGGTCAGCAGAATGCATCTGCGAACATGGTTGCTATTCCTGATAACTCTGAGATGATTTCTCAGCCTCAGCAGTCTGCAGCTCCTGATGAATGCTACTTCTCCTGTTGCTCTCACTCCTGA
- the LOC106391580 gene encoding BTB/POZ domain-containing protein NPY3, whose amino-acid sequence MKFMKLGTKPDSFQSDEDCIRYVASDLATDVVVNVVDVKFYLHKFPLLSKSARLQKLIAATVDEQSDAAEINIPDIPGGPPAFEMCAKFCYGMTVTLSAYNVVAARCAAEYLEMYESTESGNLVYKIEFFLSSSVLRSWKDSITVLQTTRTLHPWSEDVKKIDERCLESIASKAAAEPARVDWSYTYNRRKVSNDNGVARDWWVEDLAELSIDLYKRVVSTIRRKGGVSPEVIGEALEVYAAKRIQIDDDDDVDEQRCLLETLVSLLPSEKQSVSCGFLIKLLKSSVSLEDVRRKLSRRIGEKLEEASVDDLLIRASSEGCETVYNIDIVETLIDEFITQTKKRDELVCSDMSVSDSSKSIVAKLMDGYLAEISRIEPNFSTSKFIAIAEKVSCFPRSSHDGVYRAIDMFLKQHPGISKSEKKSICRLMDCRKLSQEACAHAVQNERLPLRVVVQILFFEQVRPTAKPLLPPSTSHGSSRKTTEEEECDSVTATEETTRDKTSSSEKTKAKGVVMSRIFSKLWAGKDRDGVGDVSRSDTSESPGSATTTVDDKSTPSTRRRRSPS is encoded by the exons ATGAAGTTTATGAAACTTGGAACCAAACCGGATTCATTTCAGTCTGATGAAGATTGCATAAG GTATGTAGCATCTGATTTAGCAACCGATGTAGTTGTCAACGTTGTAGATGTGAAATTCTATCTTCACAAG tttcctCTGCTCTCAAAAAGCGCTCGTCTTCAGAAACTGATAGCTGCAACGGTCGACGAACAATCAGACGCTGCTGAGATAAACATACCCGATATTCCAGGAGGCCCTCCAGCGTTTGAGATGTGCGCCAAGTTCTGTTACGGTATGACCGTAACACTCAGCGCTTACAATGTCGTAGCTGCTCGTTGCGCTGCTGAGTATCTCGAGATGTATGAATCTACCGAGAGCGGCAATCTTGTTTACAAGATCGAGTTTTTCTTGAGCTCGAGTGTTTTGAGAAGCTGGAAAGACTCCATCACTGTTCTCCAGACGACAAGAACGTTACATCCGTGGTCCGAAGATGTGAAGAAGATCGATGAGAGATGTTTGGAATCAATCGCTTCGAAGGCTGCAGCGGAACCAGCGAGAGTAGATTGGTCTTATACGTATAACAGAAGAAAAGTTAGCAACGACAATGGTGTGGCTAGAGATTGGTGGGTGGAGGATCTCGCCGAGCTTAGCATTGATTTATACAAAAGAGTTGTTTCTACGATCAGAAGGAAAGGCGGTGTTTCGCCTGAGGTTATAGGAGAAGCTCTTGAGGTATATGCTGCCAAGAGAATACaaatagatgatgatgatgatgtggaCGAACAGAGGTGTTTGTTGGAGACATTGGTCTCGTTGTTGCCTAGTGAGAAACAGAGTGTTTCTTGTGGGTTCTTGATCAAGCTGTTGAAATCATCGGTTTCTCTGGAAGACGTGAGGAGAAAGTTAAGTAGGAGAATAGGAGAGAAGCTAGAGGAAGCAAGTGTGGATGATCTCTTGATCAGAGCTTCTTCAGAAGGATGTGAAACGGTCTATAACATTGACATTGTTGAGACTTTAATCGATGAGTTTATTacacaaacaaagaaaagagaTGAGCTTGTTTGTTCAGACATGTCTGTTTCAGACAGCTCGAAATCAATTGTCGCCAAGCTAATGGATGGATACTTAGCTGAGATCTCGAGAATCGAACCAAATTTCTCTACTTCAAAGTTCATTGCAATAGCAGAGAAGGTTTCTTGTTTCCCAAGATCATCACACGATGGAGTTTATCGTGCCATTGACATGTTCTTGAAG CAACATCCAGGAATATCAAAGAGTGAGAAGAAATCGATATGTCGATTAATGGACTGCCGGAAACTATCACAGGAGGCATGTGCTCACGCCGTGCAAAACGAGCGGTTACCTTTACGTGTCGTTGTGCAGATACTCTTCTTCGAGCAGGTTCGCCCCACCGCTAAACCTTTGCTTCCACCGAGCACCTCTCACGGGAGCTCGAGGAAGAcgacggaagaagaagagtgtgaCTCAGTAACAGCCACGGAGGAGACGACGAGAGACAAGACGAGTAGTTCTGAGAAGACCAAGGCTAAAGGAGTTGTGATGTCACGGATTTTCTCGAAGCTTTGGGCTGGTAAAGACAGAGATGGGGTCGGAGATGTTAGTCGCTCGGATACTAGTGAAAGTCCTGGCTCAGCCACCACCACCGTCGATGATAAATCGACACCGTCCACCCGCCGGAGAAGATCACCCTCTTGA